A window of Roseateles sp. XES5 genomic DNA:
CAGTTGTGGGGTTCAGCAGGCCGGGCCGCTATGGCTTTACTCGGGCACATTGATAAAATTGTACTGCATAGCGCCGTGACGGATAGGGAAATGATCACGGCGGCGGCATCGTTCGGGACCATGGGAATAGACTTGCGGCTGCAGCAACGGGCGCAGGCGATTGAATTTGATTATATCCACACCTTGGCCGTTCCGACGATCTCACTAGGACAGAGCCAATCTCCAATCCGCATTCCCGATATAGCGGGCCAAGTCATTGTCAAGTTCGGCATGATGGAAAGCGACCCGAAGGTGGATGGCAATTATGTCGTGTTTGATCCACAGGCACCTCACAATCCGCGATCATTTATGTCATCTGGCTCGTCCGCCAAACACCTCGCGGTGATCGCCAATCGGGGCGAAATTCTTGGTATGGCTAAGGCCGACAGTGTGAATGATGCTGTTCGAATGCTCTTTGAGAAAGAACGTGCAGAGATCATCGTTGTCAAAGACGGGATCGAAGGAGCGACGATTTACATTGCTGGTCAGTCTCATCATATTCCTGCTTTCAAAACGAAAAATGTCTTCAGCCTTGGGTCGGGGGACGTTTTCGTTGCGGCTTTCGCACTCGCCTGGGCGATCAATCAGTTTTCGCCTGTTGAT
This region includes:
- a CDS encoding PfkB family carbohydrate kinase produces the protein MSEIEIVGGIYREKVAFPYWDQLWGSAGRAAMALLGHIDKIVLHSAVTDREMITAAASFGTMGIDLRLQQRAQAIEFDYIHTLAVPTISLGQSQSPIRIPDIAGQVIVKFGMMESDPKVDGNYVVFDPQAPHNPRSFMSSGSSAKHLAVIANRGEILGMAKADSVNDAVRMLFEKERAEIIVVKDGIEGATIYIAGQSHHIPAFKTKNVFSLGSGDVFVAAFALAWAINQFSPVDAALFASKSVANYVETQDLPILPAEKLIDRETVTKAGGKIYLAGPFRETGQRLFINDARAHLKALGMEVFSPIHDIGPGVAEVVVKQDLSAVDQCDAVFAILNGSSPGTVFEVGYARALKKPVFCVTQNMRDVDVKLPKGSGAHLHDDYVSALFQIAWRS